ACTGCACCATCTCATAAGATAATGATGCACCTACCATATAGTTTTTGAATAATATTATCACAATTGCATATGATTTctaattttcagcccaaaaatgtaacaaAATGCAAGAAAAGAAAAGCACAAAGACGACACCAATAGTGAAATTAGCTGCAACAAGATACACCGATTTCAGATAAATCATAACTCGAATCAATCCATTTAAAACAAGACAAAATGAAAATTGCCACCTCTAGAAATAGGCATGACAACACATGTATACATGTTAACAGGTGACCAAATCAACAAATAATATACAAACATGACTAAATCTGGTCAGCAAGAAACCGATCTCTGTTTTATCATCAGAGAGATACGCTTCAACAAAGGATCATAACTGTAACTTGTACAAGCAACTCGAAACAACCCTATGGAGCACATCCCAATGTCTGATTTGGCTAAGTTGCATCATTCCAGAAACACATATAAAAACAGTAACAGAAACAATAATCCAATGATCCTCACACCCTTATTTTAAAACCACATGCGATTTGATACAAGTAAAAGAAACAATTTGGCGATACAAAACTCGAATATACAGAACTTGATTAGTACCTCATCTGGCACACGAAGATACTTGATAGTATTTCCACGTATATAGCATTCAGGCATCCTCCAGAACCTATCACCATCCTGTCAAATCACAATTTTTTAAAATTGACATTTCTAGTCCTTACGGTTATAAAGTATTGAAAGAGTAGACAAAAGTACTTTGGAGGTACAAATAACTTCACGAAGATGAATATTCATCCAGGTGTCACAGTTCACCAAATGCCCGTTGTAAGTTTCACCATTTTTCAACTCCACCAGCTGCATCAAGATATGTAAAAACTATTTAATAATGTAATTTACACACAAATGAAAtctaacatattataataaaacAGTTCAGTAATATCACGCGCTTTATTGTTAGATGGTGGATTGCAAAATAATCACATAAAATTGAAGATAATCGCGCACAAATCAAAAATACCTCAcagaattaaaaaaataaaataaaataaaataaacgaaCAAAAcagtaaaataataaaaaataacagtaacaaaaaaaaaatagagaGGTGGGAGGTACTGACCATAGGATGCCCTTGAGACGTTTTAAGCAGAGATAATGGAAGCTGAAATTCATCATTTCGTTTttacatataaatataataataaatagttaAATCATTAAGCAATACGATTTCGATCAAATAGCAAACAGTAATAGTGAATATAGTTACAGATCAagtaaaaaaatgaaataaaacagCAGCAGGAACTAACCATTTTAACGGAGATGAATCAAAGCTGATATTAAGTCAGGGATAGAGATAGATCTGATTTATGTATAACGGATCATCTCACTTTTAATATACTGCCGCCTTTACTGTTACGAAGCGGGTGATTTTAGGTATCACCCTTACTCTTGTGACCTAAACGGCTAAACCTAAACTTCCACTTTATTTGCTTTTtatgcttttatttttccttttgggAGAAAGTTAGGGTTTGAATTTGCATTTTAAAATCCGAGTAGTGaaatttatttaaacgaaacagtttaataatatgtttttggGTATTAAGAGAACgtaaatgtaaatgttaaagtcatttagtttaatgacccgtgtaaCAATGAATTCCGACTAAAaaatttgtcgttgtttttacaaatatattgaggtacttaacttggtcagaataaatgaattaCCTTAATGTACTTAACTTTGtaataaaagcctacattacaataTTTTATTGATACatttatttcgcatacatatgtaacgtaattaatcccgtaaaaatcactcatatttgaataataataataataatataataataaagtttgtttaaaaattgagtatttatacttttaataataattattaataataacaaatggcATGCCTCTTGATAaatttttgaaaataaaaatacaattattatataaaggttgtacaatatgttttaaagtttgtacacgtGTTTATAAGTtggtttgtaaaagattgtacaatttgttttaaagcttatacatatggtcatgtgaatgttttatcataaggttgtacttgtacataatgcttcaaatattgtacatacgaTCCTGAGGTTGTCTtaccataagattgtacataatatttcgaatattgtaCATTTATGCATTTAGTCATGATGGTATTTTATCATAAGATTATACATAATGctctatatattataaaattaacatgttaaaatttaataaatataatgacatcatcatttgggcttaaattttttttatttatttttgaaatttttaagcttatataattcttatttatgatatcattaagtatatttactttaattgtaaaaataatattatttatgacatCACCTACATGCCCTCAcaatttttctttttctgtttgatTTTTTTATAGAAGAAAAAAAGGTAATTATtgcatcatcattttagcattGTAATAGAACTTAAGATTATACATTTCAGATAATTAGTATAATCAGCTACAATAAAATGTTAATTTGATAAATAGTGTTTGGATTTGATCATGATGTTTGAAATCATAATAATCAGATAATCAGTTTAGTAAAATGTTTGAAAAAATCGGATTATTTAAAAACTTAACGTGTAAAATTACCTAAAAGAACATCATTTTAAAGTGATACTGTAAATTTATTATCTAATGATACATGATTCTTTTTAATGgtgatatcgacatcgaatgctctcatttgtcacccacacacgcgttaggatGAAACTCAATTCGCGATGATGTTGGTtgtaccatcgaaggttgggaaaaccccCCAGAGACCTTTCCAGATCGCATTGATGTTGGCAATATCATCAAATGTTTGAAAACTCCCtgcttggagtgagaatcgaacATGAGTTGGCAGTACTTGTAATGAGGCGGATGTagtagtatgtcataaattgggaaacttcataaaaaaaaaaacatgaagcCTCAATAAACTTACACACTTTAAAAAAACGAGTTCATCTAGAATGAAACCTTAAACTAGAGGTCACAACGAATACGAAGGAACAAGCAACCCGATAGATAATAAATCATATACCTAAATAAAGAGGGCATCTAATCAAGAGAATATCACAATATTATACACCATCTACGCCTAGAAAAACAGCTAACCTGAAAACTAAATGAAACTCCCGGAACGTGTTTAATAAATATCGAGAATTGTTTAATCTTCTCTCCTTGGATCGGTCTTTTCTTTCTTAGCTTTTTTGCTTTTAGTCGTTGCCTTGGACGGATTGTTTGAATTAAAAGGGAATGGCATCCATGTTTACAGCGCCCATATCACTAATCATTTTATCAAAGGCAGCAAATGATGGTTTCAAGACCCCCGAAACCCAATCCTCGGTCACATATTTTTTTCCACTAGACTTATCAAACTTAGATGCAACCAGAGGCAGAGATATATGGTGACCAATGGGgttaaaacttatatatattatttcatatttattggtcggaggtccactcggaagcaatctctttatccatcGAATAGAGAGCGATGACttactctacttttgagagtgtttcactctggggaCTCTGAGTGgagaatgacttgtttttattctctgaTAGGGGGAGGATTGTCAACATCTCACCTCCCCGATACACCACTCATGtgatattgggttttgttgttgttgttgttgtgggctTATAATATTGAAATTATTAGTATAATATTTTAAATGGTTAAGAAATGACGCCAACCAATTTGTCTTGTGATTACTCACTCATTTAATAGAACCGCAACTGAACATTGGAAATTTACACATTCCACATGTAATGacccaaaaatatcaagaaaatacacTAGGAGCGCCGCTTCTAGgttcaagagcgccgctcctggacgGGGAAAAGATTGGgtcttttaattaaattgtaaaataagAAGGGCACTTTGGTCTTTTAGCATATGAACAAATTTAAAGCCACAAGATCAGATCTAGAGTGCCATTTACTCCACTTTCACCTACCTTATcccttccacttcaattttagagagagaaaggggTTTCTAGTGtaagaaagctcaaatcgaggaggaagaagcttgattcgggtcaaagcacgagtattaaagttgttcacctcgttactAGCTACATTTTAATTGTAATGGTATGTCCTAATCTTGATTTTCTTTACTTAGATTTGTttgagggttagggtttgggttagtagtaAACATAAAACACATTTGTTGGTgaattgggggtttttgggtaagattgggtcatgagaacccaataatgactaacctagggttttgaggtGATGATTTGTGTTTATGGATCTTAAATGGTTAAGTCAACCACTAGCACACTTTGTGTtaagtgaatgggtgttatttgggtggtggatgacccaaatgggtgtgttgaccttgaaatgggtcaaatgagtcttgggaGACCTAAGTTGCCTAATGAGAGTGAAAATGCACTAACTTTGTGTTAATAAGGGTATTACGACCATAATCAATTGATGTTAGGGATTTGGAGTAATCTCGACCTAGTGTTAGGGCTAATGGTGCGAATGGGTTacatttgcactatgggtcaaaatgacactaggatggtgagtgagttggttgaccaac
This genomic window from Rutidosis leptorrhynchoides isolate AG116_Rl617_1_P2 chromosome 2, CSIRO_AGI_Rlap_v1, whole genome shotgun sequence contains:
- the LOC139887822 gene encoding sm-like protein LSM4, with the protein product MLPLSLLKTSQGHPMLVELKNGETYNGHLVNCDTWMNIHLREVICTSKDGDRFWRMPECYIRGNTIKYLRVPDEVIDKVQEETKNRTDRKPPGVGRGRGRGGRDDIGGGGGGGRRPAKGGMGGRGGMEGGYPIGGNRGGGRGRG